A DNA window from Candidatus Thermoplasmatota archaeon contains the following coding sequences:
- a CDS encoding SDR family NAD(P)-dependent oxidoreductase yields MTAAPTAPTSAPGAAAFAGWPARLPILALAPPGGAAFARAAHAAGALPLFDATTDPAWRETARGLPAYALRVAEPVGDLPAEARLLVAAAGAPLAPLAAAGRPVLVEIADAAQAPRDALAYVARGAHGRATVDLVRALAATGRPVVAWGGLDRAALALAREAGARGFVLAESLWALPEAGFADAAKAALARARTGDRVALAPNAAVAVGPDAPLAAFVARRSGHLERALADALADAAATPPPQAPPAKPVSAPASSPIAREAPATAAPPAAAPPTADPLAEPIAIVGLGAVLPKAPDVATYWSNVLGNVDAIREVPHERWNPALFHHPDPKVPDKTYAKIGGFVDTIPFDPMRFRIPPAVASSLDDVQKMVLVAASQAFADAGLDKKTFDRERVAVIIGNSMGGEMRDAYARRVYFPEFAEAVRATPGFAELPEAKQREILGTAERAMKSRLAPITEDSMPGELANVIAGRVANAFDLGGKNCTTDAACASSLAAVDLAVKGLRDGECDIAIAGGADRSMDPATYAKFSKIGALSPDGSRPFDERANGFVMGEGAGILVLKRLSDARRDGDRVYAIIRGIGSSSDGKGKGITAPNPKGQELAVRRALAAARVEPATIGLVEAHGTGTPVGDVVEVETLAKVFAEAKLPQGAVALGSVKSQIGHLKAAAGAASLIKTALALANRTLPPTLHVAKPNPKIAWSATPFRMLAKPEPWAAPANSPRRAAVSAFGFGGTNYHVILEEDGPAAAPVAAARAAASNAVATPAAAPLPALTAGPTAFADVALFCGPTVEAAVQALADGAPRLAAAKDVPAFAAATRRLANPRANARLVVSLPAAKAEAAERLAAVLALAKDPAKRAALPTKGAHLGEGPLAGKLALVFPGQGSQYANMGRDLAARFPIVAETFAEADRVLAPFIGGKLTEFVFADPKDPAAVARAEERLRQTEITQPAVLALDVALHRLLASWGVKPSLVAGHSLGEYAALVVANVLTFEDALKAVSARGAEMANVKVPDKGRMASVMAPAEAVEKALVEARKAGYVVAANLNSPNQTVIAGSTAGAEAAVAILERAGVQVQWLNVSAAFHTEIVRPAAEPLGRVLKGLRVGPPTIPVVANVTADYYPTDVPAIIALLSDQVASPVRWRESVERMHAEGVRTFVEVGPKRALAGLIEDTLRGRDAVALATNHPKRGDAPSLFDAVAKLLALGYDLAIPGPAPEAPVAAIATPARAAPAPTHTPVASTPRASVPAPSAPLAVAPPAGATAGLAEAAALAAADAVRGALAPVAAKLAESERLGFVAEPIVITGAALGLPGQSRRVFDDANVDRILAGENRIERLAPADADRFLERNIVRLVKGEGEPVFERIRGADETVRLAGRAGSLDLSHYAIDAKHAETWDVTTRLAIAAGLEALADARIPLVREETLTSAGRVLKGRWVLPERCRDETGVIFASAFPGYDAFAREIARFHDGRAAAVAADVAAAIPHVADPEARRRLAAFVAENAREPYVFDRKLLFRILAFAHAELAELVRAKGPNAQVNAACASTTVALAMAEDWIRTGRCRRVLVVGADDVTSPALLPWIGSGFLASGAATAAASVEDGALPFDRRRHGMILGMGASALVVETASAARERGVIPVARLVATRVANSAYHGSRLDVDHIAREMATLLGRVETATGRAPRDLAKDLVFLSHETYTPARGGSASAEAAALRAAFADRAGDVVIANTKGFTGHPMGAGIEDVVAVKALQHGRVPPIANLREVDPEFAGLTFSAGGAHERRFALRLAAGFGSQLALAVFERLAVGEARIENEATHAAWLAEAAGGRRHRLAKEGRILRLEVEDGPVAAPGAKPPTPVPVPVQGPVRSAPASATAAASPAASRVDVLARVRALVAERTGYPVDVLDETADMEADLGIDTVKQAEIFGALREAYAVPREDGVRIKDYPTLGHVADYIAKRVGSHGAAAPASPAPPPPAAPAVAALQAPASSPSAPPAETPLPTPVPANAGDALAAVRAAIAARTGYPVDVLDADADLEADLGIDTVKQAEIFAEIREAFGIPRVEGLRIKDYATIAKIAGFVEAQRAAATAHAPTIENAVPTAAANAPAPAAALRRRAVRWTPIPEGAPRAIPAPAYVIAPAETKAALERALVARGIAVATSLKAARSIFASPPATPEGLLEIVRAVRAPEGAALDGLVALHATPGPRSGAILGFAKALARERPRSTVLGLVSAAATDLLDEAAREGPVERRRGPAGRETAILVDEAPSPDPASIAAGDVVLLTGGATGITAACAIGLARAKPGLRFVLSGRTTLPDDADALARRTEADWNAARERARAELTARGERATPVAVERALAPARRAAEAARTLAALRDAGAADASYVRGDVASRDDVQSLVAEASALGRLALVVHGAGTEESKLLEDKSDEAFLRVFVPKAMGALHLVVALEARAPEAGLLCFGSIAGRFGNAGQVDYSAANALLASLAETRPATRVVDWTAWGETGMATRGSTLTVLASVGVEPISTEEGVAAFVAEAFSMRRGPSEVVVSRALGALEASAPAAAPTASSTWRLEAAASFLADHRIDGTPVLPGVMTLERFAIETRAASGAAVSVAENVAWRYPVKLLRDQPVEARVSLAPNGGGFAASLETTPAAPKGATPAPRRHADATLATGVRPKAAPGTLAAPEGGWSAGPAALYGPLMFHGPSFQVIARVTGLRFDSLAAALRPGRETGETDPLAIEAALQAAGLWSLAVRGEMGLPRAAARITWHEAGPATRVVVKALGPSPANDGHRFDAELIDDGGRVAIRIEGLDLVTVGANAGALAEADPLGAERLEVGGASVFRLPILDDAEVAGASAILSAREQAALDALDIPKRRRDWLSATLAAKAAARAALGRPLAWTSIEILPDPAGGRRVEAPAEAGACFVTISHAPGWAAACAWTDATARFGLDVEKTETRRASWLEEAFTPAERARFGADPVKATRAWCVKEAFTKVIGTGLKADLHAVAVGLSNDGATVDVGDALKPAWSELGFERLDVACASWGDHEVALAKAAKRPSRA; encoded by the coding sequence CGCCCTCGCCCCGAACGCCGCCGTCGCGGTCGGCCCCGACGCGCCTCTGGCCGCGTTCGTCGCCCGCCGATCCGGCCACCTCGAGCGCGCCCTCGCCGACGCGCTCGCCGACGCCGCCGCGACCCCCCCGCCCCAGGCGCCGCCCGCAAAACCCGTTTCCGCTCCCGCCTCGAGCCCGATCGCGCGCGAGGCGCCCGCCACGGCCGCGCCACCCGCAGCCGCGCCCCCGACCGCGGACCCGCTCGCCGAGCCCATCGCCATCGTCGGCCTGGGCGCCGTCCTTCCGAAGGCGCCCGATGTCGCGACCTACTGGAGCAATGTCCTTGGCAATGTGGACGCGATCCGGGAGGTTCCCCATGAGCGCTGGAACCCGGCGCTCTTCCACCATCCCGATCCGAAGGTTCCAGACAAGACCTACGCGAAGATCGGCGGCTTCGTCGACACGATCCCCTTCGACCCGATGCGCTTCCGCATCCCGCCCGCGGTCGCCTCGAGCCTCGACGACGTCCAGAAGATGGTGCTCGTCGCCGCGAGCCAGGCGTTCGCGGACGCGGGCCTCGACAAGAAGACGTTCGACCGCGAGCGCGTCGCGGTCATCATCGGGAACAGCATGGGCGGCGAGATGCGCGACGCCTACGCGCGGCGCGTCTACTTCCCCGAATTCGCCGAGGCCGTGCGCGCGACGCCCGGCTTCGCCGAGCTGCCGGAAGCGAAGCAGCGCGAGATATTGGGAACGGCCGAACGCGCGATGAAGTCGCGCCTCGCGCCCATCACGGAGGACTCGATGCCGGGCGAGCTCGCGAACGTCATCGCCGGTCGCGTCGCGAACGCGTTCGATCTCGGCGGCAAGAATTGCACGACCGACGCGGCTTGCGCGTCTTCGCTCGCCGCCGTCGACCTCGCCGTGAAAGGTCTGCGGGACGGAGAATGCGACATCGCGATCGCGGGCGGCGCGGACCGCAGCATGGATCCCGCGACATACGCGAAGTTCTCGAAGATCGGCGCGCTCTCGCCCGACGGCTCGCGGCCGTTCGACGAGCGCGCGAACGGCTTCGTCATGGGCGAAGGCGCCGGCATCCTCGTGCTCAAGCGCCTCTCGGACGCGCGCCGCGACGGCGACCGCGTGTACGCGATCATCCGCGGCATCGGCTCGTCGAGCGACGGCAAGGGCAAGGGCATCACGGCGCCCAATCCGAAGGGCCAGGAGCTCGCGGTGCGCCGCGCGCTCGCCGCCGCCAGGGTCGAGCCGGCGACCATCGGTCTCGTCGAGGCGCACGGCACGGGCACGCCCGTGGGCGACGTCGTCGAGGTCGAGACGCTCGCGAAGGTGTTCGCCGAGGCGAAGCTCCCGCAAGGCGCGGTCGCGCTCGGGAGCGTCAAGAGCCAGATCGGCCACCTTAAAGCCGCGGCCGGCGCCGCAAGCCTCATCAAGACCGCGCTCGCGCTCGCGAACCGCACGCTCCCGCCGACGCTCCACGTCGCGAAGCCGAACCCGAAGATCGCGTGGAGCGCGACGCCGTTCCGCATGCTCGCGAAGCCCGAGCCGTGGGCCGCGCCCGCCAATTCCCCGCGCCGCGCCGCGGTGAGCGCGTTCGGTTTCGGCGGCACGAACTACCATGTCATCCTCGAAGAGGACGGTCCCGCGGCCGCGCCGGTCGCGGCCGCCCGCGCCGCCGCTTCCAACGCGGTCGCCACGCCCGCCGCCGCGCCCCTCCCGGCGCTTACGGCCGGCCCGACCGCTTTCGCGGACGTGGCGCTCTTCTGCGGCCCCACCGTCGAGGCCGCCGTCCAGGCGCTGGCCGACGGCGCGCCGCGCCTCGCCGCCGCGAAGGACGTGCCCGCGTTTGCCGCCGCGACGCGGCGCCTCGCGAACCCGCGCGCGAACGCGCGCCTCGTCGTCTCCCTTCCCGCCGCCAAGGCCGAGGCCGCCGAGCGCCTCGCGGCCGTCCTCGCGCTCGCGAAGGATCCGGCCAAGCGCGCGGCGCTTCCGACCAAAGGCGCACATCTCGGCGAAGGCCCCCTCGCGGGCAAGCTCGCCCTCGTCTTCCCCGGCCAGGGAAGCCAGTACGCGAACATGGGCCGCGACCTCGCCGCCCGCTTCCCCATCGTCGCCGAGACGTTCGCGGAAGCCGATCGCGTCCTCGCGCCATTCATCGGCGGCAAGCTCACCGAGTTCGTCTTCGCCGACCCCAAGGACCCGGCCGCGGTCGCGCGCGCCGAGGAGCGCCTCCGGCAGACCGAGATCACGCAGCCCGCCGTCCTCGCGCTCGACGTCGCGCTCCACCGCCTCCTCGCGTCCTGGGGCGTCAAGCCCTCGCTCGTCGCGGGCCACAGCCTCGGCGAATACGCGGCGCTCGTCGTCGCGAACGTCCTCACCTTCGAGGACGCGCTCAAGGCCGTGAGCGCGCGCGGCGCCGAGATGGCCAACGTGAAGGTCCCCGACAAGGGCCGCATGGCGAGCGTCATGGCGCCGGCCGAAGCCGTCGAGAAGGCGCTCGTCGAGGCGCGCAAGGCGGGTTACGTCGTCGCGGCGAACCTCAACAGCCCCAACCAAACGGTTATCGCCGGCTCGACCGCGGGCGCGGAAGCCGCCGTCGCGATTCTCGAGCGCGCGGGCGTCCAGGTCCAGTGGCTGAACGTCAGCGCCGCGTTCCACACGGAGATCGTACGCCCCGCGGCCGAGCCGCTCGGGCGCGTCCTCAAGGGCCTCCGCGTCGGCCCGCCCACGATCCCCGTCGTCGCGAACGTCACCGCGGACTACTATCCGACCGACGTGCCCGCGATCATCGCGCTCCTCTCGGATCAGGTCGCCTCGCCCGTGCGCTGGCGCGAGAGCGTCGAACGCATGCACGCGGAGGGCGTCCGCACGTTCGTCGAGGTCGGCCCCAAGCGCGCGCTCGCGGGCCTCATCGAGGACACGCTGCGCGGCCGCGACGCGGTCGCGCTCGCGACGAACCACCCGAAGCGCGGCGACGCGCCGAGCCTCTTCGACGCGGTCGCGAAGCTCCTCGCCCTCGGCTACGACCTCGCGATCCCTGGACCCGCGCCCGAAGCGCCCGTCGCCGCCATCGCGACGCCCGCGCGCGCCGCCCCCGCGCCGACGCACACGCCCGTCGCTTCGACGCCGCGTGCGAGCGTTCCCGCGCCCTCGGCCCCTCTGGCCGTCGCGCCGCCCGCCGGCGCCACCGCGGGGCTCGCCGAGGCCGCGGCCCTCGCCGCCGCCGATGCGGTGCGCGGCGCCCTCGCGCCCGTCGCCGCGAAGCTCGCGGAGAGCGAGCGCCTCGGCTTCGTCGCCGAGCCCATCGTGATCACGGGCGCGGCGCTCGGCCTTCCCGGCCAGAGCCGCCGCGTCTTCGACGACGCGAACGTGGACCGCATCCTCGCAGGCGAGAACCGCATCGAGCGCCTCGCGCCCGCCGACGCGGACCGATTCCTCGAGCGCAACATCGTGCGCCTCGTCAAGGGCGAAGGTGAGCCCGTCTTCGAGCGCATCCGCGGCGCGGACGAAACGGTCCGCCTCGCCGGCCGCGCCGGTTCGCTCGACCTTTCGCACTACGCGATCGATGCGAAGCACGCGGAAACGTGGGACGTCACGACGCGCCTCGCCATCGCCGCGGGCCTCGAAGCCCTCGCCGACGCGCGCATCCCCCTCGTGCGCGAGGAGACCTTGACATCGGCCGGCCGCGTGCTCAAGGGACGCTGGGTCCTGCCCGAGCGCTGCCGCGACGAGACGGGCGTCATCTTCGCGAGCGCCTTCCCGGGCTACGACGCCTTCGCGCGCGAGATCGCGCGCTTCCACGACGGCCGCGCGGCCGCGGTCGCCGCCGACGTCGCCGCGGCCATCCCGCACGTCGCGGACCCCGAGGCGCGTCGCCGGCTCGCGGCCTTCGTCGCCGAGAACGCGCGCGAGCCCTACGTCTTCGACCGCAAGCTCCTCTTCCGCATCCTCGCGTTCGCTCACGCGGAGCTCGCGGAGCTCGTCCGCGCGAAGGGCCCGAACGCGCAGGTCAACGCCGCGTGCGCCTCCACGACGGTCGCGCTCGCGATGGCCGAGGACTGGATCCGCACGGGCCGCTGCCGCCGCGTCCTCGTCGTCGGCGCCGACGACGTGACGTCGCCCGCGCTCCTGCCGTGGATCGGGTCCGGCTTCCTCGCCTCGGGCGCCGCGACCGCCGCGGCCTCGGTCGAGGACGGCGCGCTGCCGTTCGACCGCCGGCGCCACGGCATGATCCTCGGCATGGGCGCCTCGGCCCTCGTCGTCGAGACGGCGTCCGCCGCCCGCGAGCGCGGCGTGATACCCGTCGCGCGGCTCGTCGCGACGCGCGTCGCGAACTCCGCCTACCACGGGTCGCGTCTCGACGTCGATCACATCGCGCGCGAGATGGCAACGCTCCTCGGCCGCGTGGAAACCGCCACGGGCCGCGCGCCGCGCGACCTCGCGAAGGACCTCGTTTTCCTCAGCCACGAGACGTACACGCCGGCCCGCGGCGGCTCGGCGAGCGCCGAGGCCGCGGCCCTGCGCGCCGCGTTCGCGGACCGCGCGGGCGACGTCGTCATCGCGAACACGAAAGGCTTCACCGGACACCCGATGGGCGCCGGCATCGAGGACGTCGTCGCCGTGAAGGCGCTTCAGCACGGACGCGTGCCGCCGATCGCGAACCTGCGCGAGGTCGACCCCGAGTTCGCGGGCCTCACGTTCTCCGCGGGCGGCGCGCACGAGCGCCGCTTCGCGCTCCGGCTCGCGGCGGGATTCGGCAGCCAGCTCGCGCTCGCGGTCTTCGAGCGCCTCGCCGTCGGCGAGGCCCGCATCGAAAACGAGGCGACGCACGCGGCGTGGCTCGCGGAAGCCGCGGGCGGCCGGCGCCACAGGCTCGCGAAGGAAGGGCGCATTCTGCGACTCGAGGTCGAGGACGGCCCGGTCGCCGCTCCGGGGGCGAAACCGCCCACCCCCGTTCCGGTCCCGGTTCAGGGGCCCGTCCGATCCGCTCCCGCGTCCGCGACCGCCGCCGCGAGTCCGGCCGCTTCGCGCGTAGACGTGCTTGCGCGCGTCCGCGCCCTCGTCGCCGAGCGCACGGGATACCCGGTCGACGTTCTCGACGAGACGGCCGACATGGAGGCGGACCTCGGCATCGACACGGTGAAGCAGGCCGAGATCTTCGGCGCCCTGCGCGAAGCCTACGCGGTGCCCCGCGAGGATGGCGTGCGCATCAAGGACTACCCGACGCTCGGACACGTCGCGGACTACATCGCGAAGCGTGTCGGCTCCCACGGCGCCGCGGCACCCGCGTCTCCAGCGCCGCCTCCCCCGGCGGCCCCGGCTGTCGCCGCGCTTCAGGCTCCCGCATCCTCTCCGTCGGCCCCTCCTGCGGAAACCCCGCTTCCCACGCCGGTCCCGGCGAACGCGGGCGACGCGCTCGCGGCCGTCCGCGCCGCGATCGCCGCCCGCACGGGGTACCCGGTCGACGTCCTCGACGCGGACGCGGACCTCGAAGCGGACCTCGGCATCGACACGGTCAAGCAGGCCGAGATCTTCGCCGAGATCCGCGAAGCCTTCGGCATCCCCCGCGTCGAGGGCCTCCGGATCAAGGACTATGCGACGATCGCGAAGATCGCCGGATTCGTCGAGGCCCAGCGAGCCGCGGCCACCGCTCACGCGCCGACGATCGAGAACGCCGTTCCGACGGCCGCAGCGAACGCGCCTGCGCCCGCCGCCGCGCTGCGGCGCCGCGCGGTCCGCTGGACGCCCATCCCCGAAGGCGCCCCGCGCGCGATCCCCGCGCCCGCCTACGTGATCGCGCCGGCGGAGACGAAGGCCGCGCTCGAGCGCGCGCTCGTCGCGCGGGGGATAGCCGTCGCGACGTCGCTCAAGGCCGCGCGGTCCATCTTCGCCTCGCCGCCCGCGACGCCTGAGGGCCTCCTCGAGATCGTCCGCGCCGTGCGCGCGCCGGAAGGCGCCGCGCTCGACGGCCTTGTCGCGCTCCACGCGACGCCCGGGCCGCGCTCCGGCGCCATCCTCGGCTTCGCGAAGGCGCTCGCGCGCGAGCGCCCGAGATCGACCGTCCTCGGGCTCGTCTCCGCCGCAGCCACCGACCTTCTCGACGAAGCCGCGCGCGAGGGCCCCGTCGAGCGCCGCCGCGGCCCCGCGGGGCGCGAAACGGCCATCCTCGTCGACGAGGCGCCGTCGCCCGATCCCGCCTCCATCGCCGCCGGGGACGTCGTGCTCCTCACGGGCGGCGCGACCGGCATCACCGCCGCCTGCGCCATCGGTCTTGCGCGCGCGAAGCCGGGCCTGCGCTTCGTCCTCTCGGGCCGGACGACGCTTCCCGACGACGCCGACGCGCTCGCGCGCCGCACCGAGGCCGACTGGAACGCCGCGCGCGAACGCGCCCGCGCCGAGCTCACCGCGCGCGGCGAGCGCGCGACGCCCGTCGCCGTCGAGCGCGCCCTCGCGCCCGCGCGCCGTGCAGCGGAAGCCGCGCGCACGCTCGCCGCGCTCCGGGACGCCGGGGCGGCCGACGCTAGCTACGTCCGCGGTGACGTCGCCTCGCGCGACGATGTGCAGTCGCTTGTCGCCGAAGCCTCCGCGCTTGGCCGTCTCGCGCTCGTCGTGCACGGCGCGGGCACGGAGGAGAGCAAGCTCCTCGAGGACAAGAGCGACGAGGCCTTCCTCCGCGTCTTCGTGCCGAAGGCCATGGGCGCGCTCCACCTCGTCGTGGCGCTCGAGGCGCGCGCGCCCGAAGCCGGCCTCCTTTGTTTCGGCAGCATCGCGGGCCGCTTCGGGAACGCGGGCCAAGTGGATTATTCGGCCGCGAACGCGCTCCTCGCTTCTCTCGCGGAAACGCGACCCGCGACCCGCGTCGTCGACTGGACGGCCTGGGGCGAGACGGGCATGGCGACGCGCGGAAGCACGCTCACGGTGCTCGCGAGCGTCGGCGTCGAGCCCATCTCGACCGAGGAAGGGGTCGCCGCGTTCGTGGCCGAGGCCTTCTCGATGCGGCGCGGACCGAGCGAGGTCGTGGTGTCCCGCGCCCTCGGCGCGCTTGAAGCGTCCGCGCCCGCTGCGGCGCCAACGGCGTCATCGACCTGGCGCCTCGAGGCGGCCGCGTCCTTCCTGGCCGACCACCGCATCGACGGCACGCCGGTGCTCCCGGGCGTCATGACGCTCGAACGCTTCGCGATTGAAACGCGCGCCGCCTCGGGCGCCGCCGTCAGCGTCGCGGAGAACGTGGCGTGGCGCTATCCCGTGAAGCTCCTGCGGGACCAGCCGGTCGAGGCGCGCGTCTCGCTCGCTCCGAACGGCGGCGGGTTCGCGGCTTCGCTCGAGACGACGCCCGCCGCGCCCAAGGGCGCGACGCCGGCGCCGCGGCGGCATGCGGACGCGACGCTCGCGACGGGCGTCCGGCCGAAGGCCGCGCCCGGGACCCTCGCCGCGCCCGAGGGCGGGTGGAGCGCCGGGCCCGCCGCGCTCTATGGTCCGCTCATGTTCCACGGCCCGAGCTTCCAGGTCATCGCGCGCGTGACGGGCCTCCGCTTCGACAGCCTCGCGGCCGCGCTGCGGCCGGGCCGCGAGACGGGCGAGACGGATCCTCTCGCGATCGAAGCCGCGCTCCAGGCCGCGGGTCTCTGGTCCCTCGCGGTTCGCGGCGAGATGGGCCTCCCGCGCGCCGCGGCCCGCATCACGTGGCACGAGGCCGGCCCCGCGACGCGCGTGGTCGTGAAGGCCCTCGGCCCTTCGCCCGCGAACGATGGCCACCGCTTCGACGCGGAGTTGATCGACGACGGGGGCCGCGTCGCCATCCGGATCGAGGGACTCGACCTCGTCACGGTCGGCGCGAACGCGGGCGCGCTCGCCGAGGCGGATCCCTTGGGCGCGGAGCGCCTCGAGGTCGGCGGGGCGTCCGTCTTCCGACTCCCCATCCTCGACGACGCCGAAGTCGCGGGCGCAAGCGCGATCCTGTCTGCGCGCGAGCAGGCCGCGCTTGACGCGCTTGACATCCCGAAGCGCCGGCGCGACTGGCTTTCCGCGACGCTGGCCGCGAAGGCGGCCGCGCGGGCCGCCCTCGGTCGACCGCTTGCGTGGACCTCGATCGAGATCCTTCCGGACCCCGCAGGCGGCCGCCGCGTCGAGGCTCCCGCCGAAGCCGGTGCGTGCTTCGTCACGATCAGCCACGCGCCCGGCTGGGCCGCCGCCTGCGCTTGGACGGACGCCACCGCGCGGTTCGGTCTCGACGTCGAGAAGACGGAGACCCGCAGAGCGTCGTGGCTCGAGGAGGCGTTCACGCCGGCCGAGCGCGCGCGCTTCGGCGCGGATCCGGTGAAGGCCACGCGCGCATGGTGCGTGAAGGAGGCTTTCACGAAGGTGATCGGCACCGGCCTCAAGGCGGACCTCCACGCGGTCGCCGTAGGACTCTCGAACGACGGCGCGACGGTCGACGTCGGAGACGCGCTCAAGCCGGCTTGGTCCGAACTCGGGTTCGAGAGGCTCGATGTCGCGTGCGCGTCGTGGGGCGATCACGAGGTCGCGCTCGCGAAGGCTGCCAAGCGCCCGTCGCGCGCGTGA